The Alloyangia pacifica DNA segment GCCTCGTCGACCTTGTCGGTGATCTCCTGCTTCGGCGCGCCCGCCGACTTCAGCGAGAAGCCCATGTTTTCCCGCACTGACATATGCGGGTAGAGCGCGTAGCTCTGGAACACCATCGCAAGGCCGCGTTCGGCGGGGGGCTCGGCGGTAGCGTCGCGGCCGCCGATGACGATCTGCCCGCGCGAGGTCTCCTCGAGCCCGGCGATCATCCGCAGGAGCGTGGACTTGCCGCAGCCGGAGGGGCCGACGAAGATGACGAACTCGCCTTCCTCCACGGCAAGATCCACGCCCTTGATCACCTGCGCGTCGCCGTACCATTTCTCGACGGATTTCAGCTCGATGCCAGCCATGTCAGTCTATCCTCATCAGTCTTGCAGAGGGCGCCTCGGCGCCGCTCATCCTTTCACCGATCCGGCGGTCAGCCCCTTGGTCATGAACCGCTCGAGCCCCAGGAACAGCACCATGATCGGCACCGTGGCGATCACCGAACCGGCCATCAGGTGCTGCCGGGGCACCTCAGAGGAGTTCAGCGAAGCGATGCCGCGGGTCAGGGTGAACTTGCCCGGATCGTCGAGCAGCATGAAGGCCAGCAGGAACTCGTTCCAGGCGATCATGAATACGTAGAGCGAGACCGAGGCCAGTGCCGGCAGCGACAGCGGCAGGGTGATCGTCCAGATCACCTTGAGCCGCGACAGCCCGTCCATCAGCCCGGCCTCCTCGACCTCCGACGGCAGGCCGCGGAAGTAGCCCTGCAGCATGTAGAGCGCGACGGGGATGGTGGTGACCGGGTAGATCAGCACGATGCCGAAGAGGGTGTTGCGCAGCCCGGTCATCGAGAAGGCGATGTAGATCGGCAGCGCCAGCACGATCATCGGCACCATGTAGATCAGCAGGATCGAGCGCGAAAAGACCTTCTGGCCCCGGAAGCGCAACCGCGCCACGGCATAGGCGCCGGGGATGGCGAAGGCGAGGGTGATCAGCACCGTGAGCACCGACACGTAGAAGGACGTCCAGAGATAGCTGCCGAAGTTGTAGTCCCGCATCAGCTCGACGTACGACCGGAAGAGGCCGAGCCCCTGGCTCAGGTCGAGCGAGAAATCCAGCGGGTTCTGCACCAGCGCCGCCTGGTTCTTCAGCGAGGTCATCACCATCACGTAGAAGGGGATGACCACGATGGCGGTGAAGAAGATGTAGCCAAAGCCGGTGAGGAAGCGGATCACCGCCGCCTCGAAGACATGGCGGGTGAGCGCGCCTTCGGGCGTCTTCTCGAGGATCTTCCACATGCCAAGCGCGGTAAAGCCCGTGGCCGCGATCAGCCCGGTCCAGCGCGCCGGACCCGAGGCGTCTGGGGCGATGGCCAGCGGCGCCAGCCCGGACAGCGCCGCGAGGCCGAGCATCGCAAGCGCCAGCGCCGCGGGCAGCAAGGGCCGTCCGTGCCCGCCCCAGCGCAGGCAGGCCAGCCCCATCAGCGCCCCCAGTGGCAGCGCCAGCCAGACCGGGCGAAACCCTGCGCCGGTGGCAAAGCTCATGGCGACGGCCACGGTGGTGGCGATGATCAGGCACCAAAGTGCGCCCAGCAAGAGCGCGGTGACATATCCGATGCGGAAAGGGTTCATGATGTGCCCCTGCTTCGTCTAGAGACAGATGTCCGGGGGGCGGCGCCGGCCTCGGGCCTTGAGAGAGAGCAGACGCGCATCACAACCCCTCCTCCCGGCTCATCACGCGGAAGAAGAACAGCGAGAAGAGGATCAGCATCAGGAAAATCACCACCGCCACCGCCGCGCCCGCGCCGATGTTCGACAGGGCAAACGCCTGCTCGTAGACATTGACCGTCAGAACGCGGGTGCCGGCGTTGCCGCCGGTGAGCAGGAAGATGTCGTCGAACTTGTTGAAGGTCCAGATGAAGCGCAGCAGGAACAGCACCGAGAGGATCCCAAGAAGCTGCGGCAGCGACAGGTAGCGGAATTTCTGGAAGGGCGAAGCGCCGTCCATGTCGGCGGCCTCGTACATGTCGGTGTCGATCGACTGCATGCGCGCGAGGATGAACAGGAACGACAGCGGGAAGTAGCGCCAGACCTCGAAGAGCGTGACCATGATCAGCGCCAGGGGGCGCTCGCCAAAGAAGTTGATCGCCTGCGACGTCACGCCCATCTGCATCAGCAGCGCGTTGGCCGAGCCGGAGTAGGGATCGAACAGCAGGATCCAGGCGAAGGCGACAGCGATCACCGGGGCGACGTAGGGAAAGAGGTAGAGCCCGCGCAGCAGTCCCTGTCCGGTGAAGCTCTTGTCGAGCAGCAAGGCGGCGAACAGTCCGAAGATCAACGCGCCCGCGGTGCCGAAGACGGTATAGAAGAGGGTCACGCCAAGCACCGACCAGAATTCCGAGCCCTGGAAGATGCGGGCGAAATTCTCCAGCGTGAAGCTCGAGAAGGAGGTGAGGACGTTGTTCGCGCTGCCGGTTATCACGGGGGCGCTCGCCTCAACGTCGGGACCCTCGAAATAGGAGGGATCGGCGGTGACGGGAATACGGATCTGATCGCGAAAGCCGCCCTCCCAGTCGCCGAGATCGCAGCTCAGCGAGGCGCCCTCGAGCGTGCAGCGCGGGTCCATCTCGGTGGCGCTCAGCCCCTCGGGCCAGCTGTCGGTGAGGGTGACGCCGGTGATCCTCTGGTCCTGCGAGGAATTCCGCAGCCGGTAGCGCAGGTAGGCGTCCGGGTCGCCCTCCTCGAGGTCGCCGCGGATGTCCTCGCGCACCACCGGCGCGGGCGGGCGCAGCTCGGCGAGGCCGATGGGCTTGAAGGCAATCCAGAAGACCGCGAGGAGCGGCAGGATCACCACCAGCGCCACGGCGATCAGCGTCGGCATCAGCAGGCCCCAGGCAAGCCGCGCCTCGCGGCGGGCGAGCGGGCCCATACCCCTGGGCGGGCGGGCCGTGTTGGGTGGAACGGGTTCCGTCATGGACACCCTCCGGTCTTGCACGTCGGAAAGAGAAGCGGGGCGCCTCGGCGGCGCCCCGAAATGGCCCTTGGCTACTGGATCGCGCCGAGTTCCTCGTTGAGCTGGCTGACGGCCGCGGCGGCATCGATCTCGTCATCGATGTAGGCGCGGACCACGCGGTTCACGACCTGGCTGTTGACCATCTTCGAGGCCAGCGCCATCTGGCCCACGTCGGCGCCCCAGCGCTGCGCCACGTCGAGACCGGCGACCAGTTCGTCCACGGTCTCTTCGCCGTAGAGGTCGGTGAGCGAGGCCTGGCGGTCGACGCCGACCGGCAGCTTGCCCCATTCCTTGACGAAGAGCTCGGGGTCGTCGTCGGTGCCCCGGCGGACCGGGAACTTGCCCTCGGGGGCGATGGCCAGCGTGTCGAGATAGCCCTCGTCCATCGAGAACTTGACGAACTCCTCGGCGACGCCCGTGTTGGCATCGCCGGTGATGCCGAGGAAGTTCAGCTCGGCAAAGGCGGCGCCGTCGGGATTGGAGGGGCCGGAGAAATTGGTGACGATGCCGGTCTTGCCGGCCAGCTCGGCCGAGGTCGGGTCATCATTGATGGTGGGCGGCGCGCTGTCGCGCAGGCCGGCCAGTTCGTCGAGGATGAAGGGCGACCAGATGGTCATCGCCGTGTTGCCGGAGAAGTAGATCGTGCGGGCCTGCTCCCAGAACAGATCTCCCGGCGGCGAAGCCTTGGCGATGGCCTTGTAGAAGTCCAGGACCTCGGTGGTCGCGGCCTCGTCGAGCTCCGCAAGCCCGTCCGGCCCGACCGGCGAGACGCCGTTGGCGAGGAAGACATGTTCGAGCACCTGGCTCATGAAAGCCTCGTCGACCTTTGTGGCAGCGACGAAGCCATACATCTCGGGCGGGTTGTGCAGCTTCTCGAGTGCGGCTTCGACGTTGGCATAGCTGGTCGGCGGCTCGAGCCCTGCCTCTTCGAAGAGATCCTTTCGGTAGATGATCATCTGCGTCCAGCCGTCGGCAGGCACCGAGGCGAAACCGTCGTCGAACTCCGCCATGTTCAGCGCGCCGGGCGCGAATGTGGCGCCGCCAAGCTCTTCGATCACGTCGGTGGCGGCATCGGGGTCGAGGATCCCGGCCTCGGCCCAGGGCAGGGCGTAGGACAGCGGGTGGTAGATGACATCGGGCATGTCGCCCGCGGCGAAGGCGGCGGTGGCACGCGTGCCCATCTCGCTTTCGGTGACAGGGATCACCTCGACCTCATGGCCGGTCGCTTCGGTGAAGGCCTTGGCCATCGCCTCCTGTTTGGCCAGCCGCTCGGGCTGCTCCTCGATGGTCCAGAACCGGATGGTGTCGGCCTGGGCCATCCCGGCGGTCAGCGCCAACGCCATGGCGGTGCCGCCGAGAACTCGGCGTTTGATGGGTGTCATCGTCTTCCTCCTCTTGTTGGTCGTCAAACCAGCGGGCGGAAGGGGATGGGCGCAAGATGCGCAAAGCATGGAGAAGGGCGGGCGCGCTTTCGCGCGCAGTTGCCGCAATGCAGCAAGACCTCCTCCCTGGAAAACCCCTTCACAACCATAAACAGTTGAACAATCTCTTAGGCGAGACTTGGGACTCAAACCGCTTTAGGCAAGGAAAAAAGACGCCGCAACGCAGCAACTTACCGGGTTTCCGGGTCAGATTGAGACTTTTTCGAGCAGTGCCTCGCGATCGATCTCCCCGGCCTGTCCGGAAAGCGACACAGCGCCCCGGGTGACGGCGTAGAAGCTGTCGGCGAGCCCCCAGGTGAAATCGAAGTATTGCTCGACCAGCACGACCGCCATGTCGCCCTGGTCGCGCAGCTGCGCGATGACCCGACCGATCTGCTGGATGATGTTGGGCTGGATGCCCTCGGTCGGCTCGTCGAGGAGCAGCACCCTCGGGCGGGTGATCAGCGCGCGGGCAATGGCGAGCTGCTGCTGCTGGCCGCCCGACAGATCACCGCCGCGGCGCTGCAGGAAGT contains these protein-coding regions:
- a CDS encoding carbohydrate ABC transporter permease — encoded protein: MNPFRIGYVTALLLGALWCLIIATTVAVAMSFATGAGFRPVWLALPLGALMGLACLRWGGHGRPLLPAALALAMLGLAALSGLAPLAIAPDASGPARWTGLIAATGFTALGMWKILEKTPEGALTRHVFEAAVIRFLTGFGYIFFTAIVVIPFYVMVMTSLKNQAALVQNPLDFSLDLSQGLGLFRSYVELMRDYNFGSYLWTSFYVSVLTVLITLAFAIPGAYAVARLRFRGQKVFSRSILLIYMVPMIVLALPIYIAFSMTGLRNTLFGIVLIYPVTTIPVALYMLQGYFRGLPSEVEEAGLMDGLSRLKVIWTITLPLSLPALASVSLYVFMIAWNEFLLAFMLLDDPGKFTLTRGIASLNSSEVPRQHLMAGSVIATVPIMVLFLGLERFMTKGLTAGSVKG
- a CDS encoding carbohydrate ABC transporter permease, whose protein sequence is MTEPVPPNTARPPRGMGPLARREARLAWGLLMPTLIAVALVVILPLLAVFWIAFKPIGLAELRPPAPVVREDIRGDLEEGDPDAYLRYRLRNSSQDQRITGVTLTDSWPEGLSATEMDPRCTLEGASLSCDLGDWEGGFRDQIRIPVTADPSYFEGPDVEASAPVITGSANNVLTSFSSFTLENFARIFQGSEFWSVLGVTLFYTVFGTAGALIFGLFAALLLDKSFTGQGLLRGLYLFPYVAPVIAVAFAWILLFDPYSGSANALLMQMGVTSQAINFFGERPLALIMVTLFEVWRYFPLSFLFILARMQSIDTDMYEAADMDGASPFQKFRYLSLPQLLGILSVLFLLRFIWTFNKFDDIFLLTGGNAGTRVLTVNVYEQAFALSNIGAGAAVAVVIFLMLILFSLFFFRVMSREEGL
- a CDS encoding ABC transporter substrate-binding protein, producing the protein MTPIKRRVLGGTAMALALTAGMAQADTIRFWTIEEQPERLAKQEAMAKAFTEATGHEVEVIPVTESEMGTRATAAFAAGDMPDVIYHPLSYALPWAEAGILDPDAATDVIEELGGATFAPGALNMAEFDDGFASVPADGWTQMIIYRKDLFEEAGLEPPTSYANVEAALEKLHNPPEMYGFVAATKVDEAFMSQVLEHVFLANGVSPVGPDGLAELDEAATTEVLDFYKAIAKASPPGDLFWEQARTIYFSGNTAMTIWSPFILDELAGLRDSAPPTINDDPTSAELAGKTGIVTNFSGPSNPDGAAFAELNFLGITGDANTGVAEEFVKFSMDEGYLDTLAIAPEGKFPVRRGTDDDPELFVKEWGKLPVGVDRQASLTDLYGEETVDELVAGLDVAQRWGADVGQMALASKMVNSQVVNRVVRAYIDDEIDAAAAVSQLNEELGAIQ